The Gemmata palustris genome includes a region encoding these proteins:
- a CDS encoding peptidylprolyl isomerase, producing MPAADDYKPFHAVDPKNPKVFFEMTIDGKAAGRIEMELFADTCPKTAENFLQLCVGTKSKTGKVLAFKDSSFHRVIPDFMCQGGDFTRGDGTGGESIYGGKFDDETFKGKAGKHFGPGTLSMANAGPNTNGSQFFLCTAATPHLDGKHVVFGQVVKGYDVVKKIEAVGSRSGKTSAKVTISDCGKVE from the coding sequence ATGCCAGCAGCCGACGATTACAAGCCCTTCCACGCCGTGGACCCCAAGAATCCCAAGGTGTTCTTCGAGATGACCATCGACGGCAAGGCGGCGGGGCGGATCGAGATGGAACTGTTCGCCGACACGTGCCCCAAGACCGCCGAGAACTTCCTGCAACTGTGCGTCGGCACCAAGAGCAAGACGGGGAAGGTGCTGGCCTTCAAAGACTCGTCGTTCCACCGCGTGATCCCGGATTTCATGTGTCAAGGGGGTGACTTCACCCGTGGGGACGGCACGGGCGGCGAGTCGATCTACGGCGGAAAGTTCGACGACGAAACCTTCAAGGGCAAGGCCGGCAAGCACTTCGGCCCCGGTACCCTTTCGATGGCGAATGCGGGACCGAACACGAACGGCTCTCAGTTCTTCCTCTGCACCGCCGCAACGCCACACCTCGACGGCAAGCACGTCGTGTTCGGACAGGTCGTGAAGGGTTACGACGTGGTCAAGAAGATTGAAGCCGTTGGTTCGCGGAGCGGGAAGACGTCGGCCAAGGTCACCATCAGCGATTGTGGGAAGGTCGAGTAG
- a CDS encoding ATP-binding protein, which yields MAKLKPWYDVVELREDLRENRPLDASEFAVHLDQIRDGRAGKDYTDPQRFFDRTYVTGSLLDLASQVARRLSGLQVETSAVFNMSTQFGGGKSHSLTALYHLAKNGAKANKWKGVDSITATANIKSVPEAAVAVFMGKEFDSLNGRGGEGEPRRFTPWGEIAWQLGGAKSFAVVEKHEKEFIEPKGDAIRAMLPKDRPALILMDEIISYASTYRAKGYGDRLYNFLDCLAETARGEKNVAVVVSIPASDLEYTPADAADEARFKKMLDRLGKAIMMSADTEIGEIIRRRLFESSGSQDEARKTAAAYTEWAIEHAQELAGIDPETVQSRFLAAYPFHPSVLSVFERKWASLPRFQRTRGVLRLLALWVAHNHQDEHRKATREPLITLGLAPLNNPVFRAALFEQLGSDALEVPVATDIIGKSDAHALRLDKEADDGVKKAQLHRKVATTIFFESNGGMSQGKADASVPEIRTAAFGPDANLADLEGVLEGLTATCYYLNSDKNRFRFGLTPNLNQILVSRRGAVQPKSVDERVRQQTQKLFDKQTGESSKYVDRKYWPARTNDVPNRAALTLVVMGLETNASDKKTMDLMEAIVRDCGSSGRTFKSALLFAAPDTADNVRTTVRDALAWEDIDDDEDTKKRLDDAQRKLLQRNLDNARRAADETLFRAYRHVFLLGKDNALRGLDLGQITSSSAGSITELILWELEKNDEITATVGPARLVKFWPSSLTEWPTKGARDAFYSSPQLPRLLNPDAIKRTIADGVTRGDLGYATKNADGRLKLQRFQESMLEAEVEISDDVFILKATDAVKLKEPPQLASLSVRPEHSRIKAGEQVAFTCSAQDQYGQPHPLALVMWSATGGSITSEGVFTAGAVSGLHAVRAEANGQQASVEVRVEAPQQKPETSNGEETVEELPAKLKIRWRGPVPTQKWMNFYTKVLTRFAGSSELKLEVSFEATVDREQAQSKADDTRTGLKELGLDDNVSVT from the coding sequence GAGTTCGCCGTCCACCTCGACCAGATCCGCGACGGCCGGGCGGGCAAGGATTACACGGACCCGCAACGGTTCTTCGACCGTACCTACGTGACGGGCAGCCTTCTCGATCTGGCGTCACAAGTAGCCCGCCGACTGTCGGGCCTCCAGGTCGAGACGTCGGCCGTGTTCAACATGTCCACGCAGTTCGGTGGCGGCAAATCCCACTCCCTCACCGCACTGTATCACCTCGCCAAGAATGGGGCGAAGGCGAACAAGTGGAAGGGCGTAGATAGCATCACCGCAACCGCCAACATCAAGAGCGTACCCGAAGCTGCAGTCGCGGTGTTTATGGGCAAAGAGTTCGACTCGCTCAACGGCCGCGGTGGCGAAGGAGAACCGCGGCGGTTCACCCCGTGGGGCGAGATCGCGTGGCAGCTCGGCGGCGCGAAGTCGTTCGCGGTGGTCGAGAAGCACGAGAAGGAGTTTATCGAGCCGAAGGGGGACGCGATCCGAGCCATGCTCCCAAAGGACCGGCCGGCCCTCATCCTGATGGACGAGATCATCAGCTACGCGAGCACGTACCGGGCGAAGGGGTACGGCGACCGGCTGTACAACTTCCTCGACTGCCTGGCGGAGACGGCGCGGGGCGAGAAGAACGTGGCGGTGGTGGTGTCGATCCCCGCGTCGGACCTGGAGTACACGCCCGCGGACGCGGCCGACGAGGCGCGGTTCAAGAAGATGCTCGACCGCCTGGGCAAGGCGATCATGATGTCGGCCGACACCGAGATCGGCGAGATCATTCGCCGCCGGCTGTTCGAGTCCTCGGGCTCGCAGGACGAGGCGCGAAAGACGGCCGCGGCGTACACCGAGTGGGCGATCGAGCACGCGCAAGAGCTGGCTGGTATCGACCCGGAAACGGTCCAGAGCCGGTTCCTCGCCGCGTACCCGTTCCACCCGTCGGTGCTGTCGGTGTTCGAGCGCAAGTGGGCCAGCCTACCGCGGTTCCAGCGTACCCGCGGCGTACTGCGCCTGCTGGCGCTGTGGGTGGCGCACAACCACCAGGACGAGCACCGCAAGGCGACCCGCGAACCGCTCATCACGCTGGGCCTGGCGCCGCTCAATAACCCGGTCTTCCGGGCGGCGCTGTTCGAGCAGCTCGGCAGCGACGCGCTCGAGGTACCGGTGGCGACCGACATCATCGGCAAGAGCGACGCGCACGCCCTGCGACTGGACAAGGAGGCCGACGACGGAGTGAAGAAGGCTCAGTTGCACCGGAAGGTGGCGACGACCATCTTCTTCGAGTCCAACGGCGGGATGAGCCAGGGGAAGGCGGACGCGTCGGTACCGGAGATCCGAACCGCCGCGTTCGGCCCGGACGCGAACTTGGCCGACTTGGAGGGCGTGCTCGAAGGGCTGACCGCCACCTGCTACTACCTGAACTCGGACAAGAACCGGTTCCGGTTCGGGCTGACCCCGAACCTGAACCAAATCCTCGTGAGCCGCCGCGGCGCGGTGCAGCCGAAGAGCGTGGACGAGCGCGTCCGACAGCAGACGCAGAAGCTGTTCGACAAGCAGACCGGGGAATCATCGAAGTATGTGGACCGGAAGTACTGGCCGGCGCGGACCAACGACGTGCCCAACCGGGCGGCGCTGACGTTAGTCGTAATGGGCCTCGAAACAAACGCGAGCGACAAGAAAACAATGGACCTGATGGAGGCAATTGTTCGGGACTGCGGATCGAGTGGGCGGACCTTCAAATCGGCGCTCCTATTCGCTGCACCGGACACGGCCGATAACGTCCGCACGACGGTTCGGGACGCGCTCGCGTGGGAGGACATCGACGATGACGAGGACACCAAGAAGCGGTTGGACGACGCGCAGCGGAAGCTGCTTCAGCGGAACTTGGACAACGCTAGGCGGGCGGCAGACGAGACTCTATTCCGCGCTTACCGGCACGTCTTCCTGTTGGGCAAAGACAACGCGCTACGGGGCCTCGACCTCGGGCAGATCACGTCCAGTTCGGCCGGGAGCATCACCGAACTGATCCTCTGGGAACTGGAAAAGAATGACGAGATCACGGCCACGGTCGGGCCGGCCCGTCTGGTCAAGTTCTGGCCTTCGTCGCTCACCGAGTGGCCGACGAAGGGCGCCAGAGACGCATTCTACTCGTCCCCGCAGTTGCCTCGGCTGCTCAACCCCGATGCAATCAAGCGGACCATCGCGGACGGGGTGACGAGAGGCGACCTCGGGTACGCGACGAAGAATGCCGACGGCCGGCTGAAACTCCAACGCTTCCAAGAGAGCATGCTGGAAGCGGAAGTCGAAATTTCGGACGACGTGTTCATCTTAAAAGCTACAGACGCGGTGAAGCTGAAAGAGCCGCCACAGTTGGCGAGCCTGAGTGTTCGGCCGGAACACTCTCGGATCAAGGCGGGCGAGCAAGTGGCATTCACCTGTTCCGCCCAAGACCAGTACGGTCAGCCGCACCCGCTTGCGCTTGTCATGTGGTCGGCGACGGGCGGCTCGATCACTTCCGAAGGTGTCTTTACAGCCGGGGCCGTGAGTGGGCTGCACGCCGTCCGCGCGGAGGCAAACGGGCAACAGGCAAGCGTTGAAGTTCGCGTGGAGGCTCCCCAACAGAAACCCGAGACGAGTAACGGGGAAGAAACGGTCGAGGAACTTCCCGCCAAGCTAAAAATCCGTTGGCGCGGACCCGTCCCGACTCAGAAGTGGATGAACTTCTACACCAAGGTGCTCACCCGCTTCGCTGGCTCTTCGGAGCTGAAACTCGAGGTATCGTTCGAGGCCACCGTGGACCGCGAGCAAGCGCAGTCGAAGGCCGACGACACCCGCACCGGGCTCAAGGAACTCGGGCTCGATGACAACGTTTCAGTCACCTGA